One window of Strigops habroptila isolate Jane chromosome Z, bStrHab1.2.pri, whole genome shotgun sequence genomic DNA carries:
- the CCNO gene encoding cyclin-O: MVTAASARRGGTPQRREPRGSPGRCPRRPARRRRPGTGTAVAAVAESPQELQAFRDYGESWYRSRKGLESRFQAREPLARQPQVTAEARCKLVSWLIPVHRHFGLSFEALCLAVNTLDRFLTTTPVAADCFQLLGVTALLIACKLVEVHPPSVKELLALCCGAFTVQQLRNLECIVLLRLGFDLSAPTISFFLEHFSQVRLQAQGADAAEAADARILAGGVAELSLADYAFTGYAPSLLAAGSLGLADRLLGHRRPLDLRVSGYPEELLRDCMEQLQLLVSLNGQSLPLLLPPEVVQKCPWLRGGR; the protein is encoded by the exons ATGGTGACCGCGGCGAGCGCGCGGCGCGGCGGCACCCCGCAACGGCGGGAACCCCGCGGCTCCCCCGGCCGCTGCCCACGGCGCCCGGCACGGCGGCGGCGCCCGGGGACGGGGACGGCGGTGGCGGCGGTGGCAGAGAGCCCGCAGGAGCTGCAGGCTTTCCGCGACTACGGGGAGAGCTGGTACCGCTCCCGCAAAGGGCTGGAGAGCCGCTTCCAGGCGCGGGAGCCGCTCGCCCGGCAGCCGCAG GTGACAGCGGAGGCGCGCTGCAAGCTGGTGAGCTGGCTCATCCCCGTGCACCGGCACTTCGGACTCTCCTTCGAGGCGCTCTGCCTGGCTGTCAACACCCTCGACCGCTTCCTCACCACCACCCCCGTGGCCGCAGACTGCTTCCAGCTCCTGGGGGTGACGGCGCTGCTCATCGCCTGCAAGCTG GTGGAGGTGCACCCCCCCAGCGTGAAGGAGCTCCTCGCCCTGTGCTGCGGCGCCTTCACCGTTCAGCAACTCCGCAACCTGGAGTGCATCGTCCTGCTCCGCCTGGGCTTCGACCTGTCGGCGCCGACCATCAGCTTCTTCCTGGAGCACTTCAGCCAGGTGCGGCTGCAGGCGCAGGGCGCCGACGCGGCGGAGGCAGCGGACGCCCGGATCCTGGCGGGCGGCGTCGCGGAGCTCAGCCTGGCCGACTACGCCTTCACCGGGTACGCCCCGTCGCTGCTGGCCGCCGGCAGCCTGGGGCTGGCGGACCGGCTGCTGGGCCACCGCCGGCCCCTGGACCTGCGCGTCAGCGGCTACCCGGAGGAGCTGCTGCGGGACTGcatggagcagctgcagctcctggtgtCGCTGAACGGGCAGTCCCTGCCGCTCCTCCTGCCCCCGGAGGTGGTCCAGAAGTGCCCCTGGCTGCGGGGTGGCCGCTGA